A part of Streptomyces sp. NBC_01210 genomic DNA contains:
- a CDS encoding FAD-dependent oxidoreductase, with translation MAAERPTIDESYWMVTTPGTGYPPAGTDLTAEVAVIGGGIAGLCTAWELVRAGLDVVVLEADRIAAGVTGYTTAKLTSLHGLAYARLEAKHGADNAGLYALSQQDAVERTATLCAQLGIDADLERAPAYTYAEDSKRAGEIREEAEAARRAGLDASFVTETELPFPVSGSVRVDSQLQFHPRKFLLALAEKFVAAGGRIHERSRVTALHDGSRCRLSTEGGVTVQARDAVIATHYPVFDRTFLFTRLKPRRELVIAAPVPSDAAPTGMYMSPEDRVRSVRSAPYDEGRRLLIVTGESFEPGAGDVRQRFARLDSWARERMPGFAEADNAYRWAAQDNDSSDHLPYVGHAHPGTQHVYVATGFGGWGMSNGVMAGRLLAAHIAGGGRPAWTDLYDPRRLPRVSETAELVKSQTSAARHFVGDRLHTSHVDSVNDIPPGSGAVVRLEGRRCAVYRDESGHASVLSARCTHLGCLVQFNDAERVWECPCHGSRFATDGAVLHGPATRPLESREASGTGG, from the coding sequence ATGGCTGCGGAGCGCCCGACAATCGACGAGTCGTACTGGATGGTCACCACCCCCGGTACCGGCTACCCACCCGCCGGCACGGACCTGACCGCCGAAGTCGCCGTCATCGGCGGGGGCATCGCCGGCCTGTGCACCGCATGGGAACTGGTCCGGGCGGGCCTGGACGTCGTCGTCCTGGAGGCGGACCGGATCGCCGCCGGAGTGACCGGATACACCACAGCCAAACTGACGTCCCTGCACGGTCTGGCATATGCGCGGCTGGAGGCGAAGCACGGCGCCGACAACGCCGGTTTGTATGCGCTCTCGCAGCAGGACGCGGTCGAGCGGACAGCGACTCTCTGTGCCCAGCTGGGCATCGACGCCGACCTGGAGCGCGCCCCTGCCTACACATACGCAGAGGATTCGAAGCGCGCGGGCGAGATCAGGGAAGAGGCGGAGGCGGCCCGCAGGGCAGGACTCGACGCCTCCTTCGTGACCGAGACGGAACTGCCCTTCCCGGTCTCCGGCTCGGTGCGCGTCGATAGCCAGCTGCAGTTCCATCCGCGGAAGTTTCTGCTCGCCTTGGCCGAGAAGTTCGTCGCCGCGGGCGGCCGCATTCACGAACGCAGCCGCGTCACCGCACTCCACGACGGCAGCCGCTGCCGTCTGTCCACGGAGGGCGGAGTGACGGTCCAGGCGCGCGATGCCGTCATCGCGACCCACTACCCGGTATTCGACCGCACCTTCCTCTTCACCCGGCTCAAGCCCCGTCGGGAACTGGTGATCGCCGCGCCGGTACCGTCCGATGCCGCGCCCACGGGCATGTACATGAGTCCCGAGGACAGGGTCCGTTCGGTGCGCAGCGCGCCCTACGACGAAGGACGCCGGCTGCTCATCGTCACAGGTGAATCGTTCGAGCCGGGGGCCGGAGACGTACGGCAACGGTTCGCGCGCCTCGACTCCTGGGCGCGCGAGCGGATGCCCGGCTTCGCAGAGGCCGACAACGCCTACCGCTGGGCGGCGCAGGACAACGACTCGAGCGATCACCTGCCGTACGTCGGACACGCCCACCCGGGCACCCAGCACGTCTATGTGGCCACCGGCTTCGGCGGCTGGGGCATGAGCAACGGGGTGATGGCCGGCCGCCTGCTCGCGGCCCACATCGCAGGCGGGGGCCGACCTGCCTGGACCGACCTGTACGACCCGAGAAGGCTGCCTCGGGTCAGCGAGACGGCGGAGCTGGTGAAGTCCCAGACTTCTGCCGCCCGGCACTTTGTCGGCGACCGCTTGCACACCAGCCACGTCGACTCGGTGAACGACATCCCGCCCGGCAGCGGAGCGGTCGTACGACTGGAGGGAAGGCGCTGCGCCGTGTACCGCGACGAGTCGGGCCATGCCAGCGTGCTCTCCGCGCGCTGCACTCACCTCGGCTGCCTGGTGCAGTTCAACGATGCCGAGCGGGTCTGGGAATGCCCCTGCCACGGCTCCCGCTTCGCAACGGACGGTGCGGTCCTGCACGGACCCGCCACCCGGCCACTGGAATCTCGTGAGGCGTCCGGAACCGGGGGATGA
- a CDS encoding DUF6158 family protein: MSDAGGRHRGVGPGDLDDQQLLRELETIHRTRHDTLLHGSQNALVAHSIRMTELEAEYLKRHSDRPVAPGRTREGARARTE; encoded by the coding sequence ATGAGCGACGCTGGAGGCAGGCACAGGGGTGTGGGGCCGGGAGATCTCGACGACCAGCAGCTACTGCGGGAGCTGGAAACCATTCACCGCACGCGGCACGACACGTTGCTGCACGGCTCACAGAACGCGCTGGTAGCGCACAGCATCCGCATGACGGAACTTGAAGCCGAGTACCTGAAGCGCCATTCCGACCGCCCTGTGGCGCCCGGCAGGACACGGGAAGGCGCCCGCGCGAGGACCGAGTGA
- a CDS encoding nucleotidyltransferase family protein, whose amino-acid sequence MQQQSAEVRGSAWPLPPDRTQAILEATKHVAATLKSGGHSFALAGSVAAYAHGVPVSLQHDADFCILREDAAVVSEALENAEVEVRTPPEDWLIKARSHGEEIDLIFELAQQPVTPELLGRAETLPVDSVRMPVLSPTDLVSSLLAAFSEHHCDFGAVLPIARGLREKIDWDRVRREHRDSPMPEAFLYLLELLEIIQKREAKP is encoded by the coding sequence GTGCAGCAACAGAGCGCAGAGGTGCGGGGCAGTGCCTGGCCACTCCCGCCGGATCGCACTCAGGCGATCCTGGAAGCCACCAAGCATGTGGCCGCCACACTCAAGAGCGGCGGGCACTCGTTCGCTCTGGCCGGCAGTGTGGCCGCCTACGCTCACGGCGTGCCGGTCAGCCTCCAGCACGACGCCGACTTCTGCATTCTGCGCGAAGACGCGGCGGTGGTGTCCGAGGCGCTGGAGAACGCTGAGGTCGAGGTGCGTACCCCGCCGGAGGACTGGCTGATCAAGGCCCGCAGCCATGGCGAGGAAATCGACCTGATCTTCGAGCTGGCACAACAGCCGGTGACTCCAGAGCTGCTCGGCCGGGCCGAGACCCTGCCGGTGGACTCGGTGCGCATGCCTGTGCTGTCGCCCACCGACCTCGTCAGTAGTCTGCTCGCCGCCTTCTCCGAGCATCACTGTGACTTCGGAGCCGTACTCCCCATCGCCCGGGGCCTCCGCGAGAAGATCGACTGGGACCGAGTGCGCCGCGAACACCGGGATTCGCCGATGCCCGAGGCGTTTCTCTACCTCCTCGAGCTTCTGGAGATCATCCAAAAGCGGGAGGCAAAGCCATGA
- a CDS encoding metallophosphoesterase family protein, producing the protein MIRVAAVGDIHMGRDSAGTLRPAFDTLGECADVLLLAGDLTRHGTVDEAEVVAGEVAGLDVPVVAVLGNHDYNNDQQAEVTALLGGAGVTVLESESAVLDVGGVRVGVAGTKGFGGGFAGRSGGEFGEPEMKAFMRRSRLCADGLRRSLEELKERNCAVRIALTHFAPVPDTLAGEPPEIFPFLGSYLLAEAVDEAGADLAVHGHAHLGSEHGMTSGGVRVRNVAQPVIGRAFAVYHLPVHAGRDGAAGSAGRPDTAMFG; encoded by the coding sequence GTGATCCGAGTAGCGGCAGTCGGCGACATCCACATGGGACGCGACAGTGCGGGGACGCTCCGGCCGGCCTTCGACACTCTGGGCGAGTGCGCCGACGTGCTACTGCTCGCCGGTGATCTGACCCGGCACGGGACGGTCGACGAGGCCGAGGTGGTCGCCGGGGAGGTGGCCGGCCTGGACGTGCCGGTGGTGGCGGTTCTCGGCAACCATGACTACAACAACGACCAGCAGGCCGAGGTGACGGCGCTGCTCGGTGGGGCCGGAGTGACCGTTCTGGAGAGCGAAAGCGCCGTGCTGGACGTCGGCGGCGTGCGGGTGGGGGTTGCCGGTACGAAGGGTTTCGGCGGCGGGTTCGCCGGACGCAGCGGCGGCGAGTTCGGCGAGCCCGAGATGAAAGCGTTCATGCGTCGCAGCAGGCTTTGCGCTGACGGCCTTCGACGGTCGCTGGAGGAGCTCAAGGAGCGCAACTGCGCCGTACGGATCGCGCTGACGCATTTCGCACCCGTCCCGGACACCCTTGCTGGGGAGCCGCCGGAGATCTTTCCCTTCCTGGGCAGTTACCTACTGGCCGAGGCCGTGGACGAAGCCGGAGCCGACCTTGCTGTGCACGGCCATGCGCACCTGGGCAGCGAGCACGGGATGACCAGCGGTGGGGTGCGCGTGCGCAATGTCGCCCAGCCGGTGATCGGACGCGCCTTCGCCGTCTACCACCTGCCCGTGCACGCGGGCCGAGACGGCGCGGCGGGCTCGGCGGGCAGGCCGGACACCGCCATGTTCGGCTGA
- a CDS encoding DUF6131 family protein produces the protein MITLGVILLVIGFVAGISILWTIGIILVVIGAIFWILGSVGHAVGGRRHYW, from the coding sequence GTGATCACTCTTGGCGTCATTCTGCTCGTCATCGGGTTCGTGGCCGGTATCAGTATCCTTTGGACCATCGGGATCATCCTGGTCGTGATCGGGGCAATCTTCTGGATCCTGGGGTCGGTCGGGCACGCGGTCGGCGGGCGGCGACACTATTGGTAG
- a CDS encoding gas vesicle protein GvpO, whose amino-acid sequence MAEQRRTRERPSAKTSGRRASSTRGPEQAGRDACQRLEGLISHPIEGVSAVRHTDDGWCVVVDVLEVARIPDTTSLLASYEVQLDQGGELLEYRRVRRYRRGSADE is encoded by the coding sequence ATGGCAGAACAGCGGCGCACGCGGGAGCGGCCCTCGGCAAAGACGTCGGGCCGACGAGCCTCCTCCACCCGGGGGCCGGAGCAAGCTGGCCGCGATGCGTGCCAGCGGCTGGAGGGGCTGATCAGCCATCCCATAGAGGGCGTGTCGGCAGTACGACACACGGACGACGGATGGTGCGTCGTCGTTGACGTCCTTGAGGTGGCTCGAATTCCGGACACAACGAGCTTGCTCGCCTCGTACGAGGTGCAACTCGATCAGGGCGGCGAGCTCTTGGAGTACCGCAGGGTCCGCCGCTATCGAAGGGGCTCCGCCGACGAGTGA
- the gvpJ gene encoding gas vesicle protein GvpJ has product MPTTVYSDEVACPPRAGTLYDVLELILDRGMVIDVFVRVSLVGIEILKIDARIVVASVDTYLRFAEACGRLDLERDSRSTTVPELFGGGAAKSVGKRKVRKAAESVGDTVRKAVGGRDDDESDESDESDEADEEQQERPRRRAPAGSGARRRRRVEA; this is encoded by the coding sequence ATGCCCACAACCGTGTACTCCGACGAGGTTGCGTGCCCGCCACGCGCCGGCACGTTGTACGACGTGCTGGAACTCATCCTGGACCGGGGCATGGTTATCGACGTGTTCGTCCGGGTCTCCCTGGTGGGCATCGAGATCCTCAAGATAGACGCGCGCATCGTCGTCGCCAGCGTCGACACCTATCTGCGGTTTGCCGAAGCGTGCGGCCGACTGGACCTGGAGCGCGACTCGCGCAGCACCACCGTCCCGGAGCTGTTCGGTGGCGGTGCGGCCAAGTCCGTCGGCAAGCGCAAGGTGAGGAAGGCCGCGGAATCCGTGGGTGACACCGTGCGCAAGGCGGTCGGAGGCCGTGACGACGATGAGTCCGATGAGTCCGATGAGTCCGATGAGGCCGACGAGGAGCAGCAGGAGCGGCCGCGTCGACGCGCGCCTGCCGGCAGCGGGGCCCGTCGACGCCGACGCGTGGAGGCATGA
- a CDS encoding GvpL/GvpF family gas vesicle protein, which produces MTNNGVYVYAIIRTGKPLPTGACGVGSPPASLRVVRQGRVTAVVSDAPPQLRARRRDLLAHQDLLMRLADGGPVLPMRFGMVAPDEETVRKQLAVVETRHIAALEHVDGGVEVNIKALSAENGLAALVAEDRNIRRLREDVRRRPGYDATLRLGEAVAVALSRRAAEAGQRLVRELTPMARAAAAGPEVQGCALNVSFLVNRSDSDDFLTTAERFADAHRERVELRIAGPLPCYSFVAAEGAPTPTGA; this is translated from the coding sequence GTGACGAACAATGGTGTGTACGTCTACGCGATCATCCGGACCGGAAAACCGCTGCCGACGGGCGCTTGCGGCGTGGGCAGCCCGCCTGCCTCCTTGAGAGTGGTCCGGCAGGGGCGTGTCACCGCCGTCGTCAGCGATGCGCCCCCGCAGCTGCGTGCACGCCGTCGCGATCTGCTCGCACACCAGGATCTCCTGATGCGCCTGGCTGACGGCGGACCGGTGCTGCCCATGCGCTTCGGAATGGTTGCACCGGACGAGGAGACCGTGCGCAAGCAACTGGCAGTCGTCGAGACGCGCCACATCGCGGCGTTGGAGCACGTCGACGGCGGGGTCGAGGTGAACATCAAGGCACTTTCGGCCGAGAACGGGTTGGCCGCCCTCGTGGCTGAGGACAGGAACATCCGGCGGCTGCGCGAGGACGTACGTCGCCGTCCCGGATACGACGCCACGCTCCGGCTGGGTGAAGCCGTGGCTGTGGCGCTGTCCCGCAGAGCGGCCGAGGCCGGCCAGCGTCTGGTGCGCGAGCTCACGCCCATGGCTCGCGCGGCAGCAGCGGGACCGGAAGTTCAGGGGTGCGCTCTCAACGTGTCCTTCCTCGTCAACCGGAGCGACAGCGACGACTTCCTAACAACGGCGGAGCGGTTTGCTGATGCCCACCGTGAACGCGTCGAGCTTCGCATTGCGGGCCCTCTGCCGTGCTACAGCTTCGTCGCCGCAGAGGGCGCTCCCACGCCGACTGGAGCATGA
- a CDS encoding gas vesicle protein GvpG, with amino-acid sequence MGLLTGLLTFPLAPVRGVIWVAEKVNEAADRQLHDPAVLRAQLVALNQELEDGNISQEEFEREEERLLDRLHEASCARNERR; translated from the coding sequence ATGGGACTCCTTACGGGACTGCTCACATTCCCTCTCGCGCCGGTCCGCGGAGTGATCTGGGTAGCGGAGAAAGTCAATGAAGCTGCCGATCGCCAGCTGCATGACCCCGCCGTACTGCGCGCCCAACTGGTCGCGCTGAATCAGGAGCTCGAAGACGGAAACATCAGTCAAGAGGAGTTCGAGCGGGAAGAGGAGCGGCTGCTCGACCGACTCCATGAAGCGTCATGCGCGCGGAATGAACGAAGGTGA
- a CDS encoding histone protein codes for MDEQTKLALAVSIVAGYVLGRTKKGRLALTVATYVAGRRFGLEPRQLAAEGMRRLGEVPQFAELQEKLKGEVLDAGRKAVTATANRGMSSLADAISDRTARLGEREEEEEEEPEEEYEEEEEPEEEEEEEPEEEYEEPEEEEPEEEEEEEPEEYEDEEEEEPEEEEEEEPEEEEEPEEEEPEEEEEPEEEEPEEEEEEEPEEVSPRRRRSERPRGRSTRAAGRKAAPAKKAAAKKAAPAKKAAPAKKAAAKKATPAKKAAARKATPAKKAAPAKKSAAKKAAPAKKAPAKKAAPAKKSAAKKTAPAKKSAAKKTAPAKKSAAKKTAPAKKSAAKKTAPAKKSAAKKTTSSRRAAKKTTNRADRRR; via the coding sequence ATGGACGAGCAAACCAAGTTGGCCCTCGCCGTGTCAATCGTGGCCGGCTACGTGCTGGGCCGCACCAAGAAAGGCCGACTGGCTCTCACCGTGGCGACGTATGTCGCGGGCAGGCGATTCGGGCTCGAACCGCGTCAGCTCGCCGCTGAAGGGATGCGCAGGCTGGGCGAGGTCCCACAATTCGCCGAGCTGCAGGAGAAGTTGAAGGGGGAAGTCCTCGACGCTGGCCGTAAGGCGGTGACAGCTACAGCGAACCGAGGGATGAGCTCGCTGGCTGACGCGATCAGTGACCGTACAGCGCGTCTCGGCGAGAGAGAGGAAGAGGAAGAGGAGGAGCCGGAGGAGGAGTACGAGGAGGAGGAAGAGCCGGAGGAGGAAGAAGAGGAGGAGCCGGAGGAGGAGTACGAGGAGCCGGAAGAGGAGGAGCCGGAAGAGGAAGAAGAGGAGGAGCCGGAGGAGTACGAGGACGAAGAAGAGGAAGAGCCGGAAGAGGAAGAAGAGGAGGAGCCGGAAGAGGAGGAAGAGCCGGAAGAGGAGGAGCCGGAAGAGGAGGAAGAACCGGAAGAGGAGGAGCCGGAAGAGGAAGAAGAGGAGGAGCCGGAGGAGGTAAGTCCGCGACGCCGCCGCAGTGAGAGGCCCCGAGGGCGCTCCACGAGGGCCGCAGGCAGGAAGGCGGCTCCGGCGAAGAAGGCCGCGGCGAAGAAGGCGGCTCCGGCGAAGAAGGCAGCCCCGGCGAAGAAGGCCGCGGCGAAGAAGGCGACCCCGGCCAAGAAGGCCGCGGCGAGGAAGGCGACCCCGGCGAAGAAGGCAGCCCCAGCCAAGAAGAGCGCGGCGAAGAAGGCGGCCCCCGCCAAAAAGGCCCCGGCGAAGAAGGCAGCCCCAGCCAAGAAGAGCGCGGCGAAGAAGACGGCTCCCGCCAAGAAGAGCGCGGCGAAGAAGACGGCTCCCGCCAAGAAGAGCGCGGCCAAGAAGACGGCTCCCGCCAAGAAGAGCGCGGCCAAGAAGACGGCTCCCGCCAAGAAGAGCGCGGCCAAGAAGACGACGTCATCGCGGCGCGCCGCCAAGAAGACAACCAACCGCGCCGATCGCCGGAGGTAG
- a CDS encoding SRPBCC family protein codes for MARTKRDEPEAEESGIDRLREELSNFLSAQMGHLAEKAGDKLTDVTDRLTDVAENGGSLMPALGSIMQGESPLKAFVTQKAKGIKDNVVDKAKDALGGGKKKGKGSGGKSMNIIEVLDVGVPLRTAYDYWTQYDQFSSFTKGVRDVSMSDEMTSDWKVKVGPSSRSFKATVQEQIPDDRIVWTSEGPKGTTRGAVSFHELAPTLTRIVLVVEYYPSGFFEKTGNLWRAQGRRLRLDFKHFQRYVTLTDEEPEGWRGEIRDGEVVVSHEEAMEEEEAADEEAEDTEEDEGDEEDGGYEGDEGDEGDEDGEWEEEEEEEPDDEEREE; via the coding sequence ATGGCCAGGACGAAAAGAGACGAGCCCGAGGCAGAAGAGTCGGGTATCGACCGTCTCCGCGAAGAGCTGTCGAACTTCCTCAGCGCACAGATGGGGCACCTTGCTGAGAAGGCAGGCGACAAGCTCACCGACGTCACAGACCGGCTTACCGATGTCGCCGAGAACGGTGGGTCTCTCATGCCTGCGCTCGGCTCCATCATGCAGGGAGAGTCGCCGCTGAAGGCCTTTGTCACCCAGAAGGCAAAGGGCATCAAGGACAACGTCGTGGACAAAGCCAAAGACGCCCTGGGTGGAGGCAAGAAGAAGGGCAAGGGCAGCGGCGGCAAGTCCATGAACATCATCGAAGTCCTCGATGTGGGAGTGCCCCTACGTACCGCCTACGACTACTGGACGCAGTACGACCAGTTCAGCAGTTTCACCAAGGGGGTCCGGGACGTCTCGATGAGCGACGAGATGACCAGTGACTGGAAGGTCAAGGTCGGGCCTTCCTCGCGGAGCTTCAAAGCGACCGTGCAAGAGCAGATTCCCGACGACCGCATCGTATGGACCTCCGAGGGCCCCAAGGGCACCACCCGCGGTGCCGTCAGTTTCCATGAGCTGGCGCCGACTCTGACCCGCATCGTCCTGGTCGTGGAGTACTACCCCTCCGGGTTCTTCGAGAAGACCGGCAACCTGTGGCGCGCGCAGGGTCGCCGGTTGCGACTGGACTTCAAACACTTCCAGCGGTACGTCACCCTCACCGACGAGGAGCCCGAAGGCTGGCGCGGCGAAATCCGTGACGGCGAGGTTGTCGTGTCCCATGAAGAGGCCATGGAGGAGGAAGAAGCAGCTGATGAAGAGGCCGAGGACACGGAGGAAGACGAGGGAGACGAGGAAGACGGCGGCTACGAGGGAGACGAGGGAGACGAGGGAGACGAGGACGGTGAGTGGGAGGAGGAAGAGGAAGAGGAACCTGACGACGAGGAGAGAGAGGAATGA
- a CDS encoding gas vesicle protein: MTDVDFRQGSQPVAGPQTTNLADILERVLDKGIVIAGDIKIDLLDIELLTIRLRLFVASVDTAKKAGIDWWETDPALSSRASRSALQDENRQLRDRLEALESKGHDDTSSLQRTKEKRGT; this comes from the coding sequence GTGACCGACGTTGACTTCAGACAAGGCTCCCAACCCGTCGCCGGGCCCCAGACCACCAACCTCGCCGACATTCTTGAGCGCGTCCTCGACAAGGGGATCGTCATCGCCGGTGACATCAAGATCGACCTTCTCGACATCGAGCTCTTGACCATCCGGCTCCGTCTGTTCGTGGCATCCGTGGACACGGCGAAGAAGGCCGGCATCGACTGGTGGGAGACGGACCCGGCACTGAGCTCCCGCGCGTCCCGCAGCGCCTTGCAGGACGAGAATCGCCAGCTGCGTGATCGCCTGGAGGCGCTGGAATCGAAGGGGCACGACGACACCTCGTCCCTGCAACGGACCAAGGAGAAACGAGGCACATGA
- a CDS encoding GvpL/GvpF family gas vesicle protein has protein sequence MKEQAPDSAVATYVFAVCRSLEPATVTGLPGLSGEAPVRSLPFGTLTAVVQHVPAADFIDEAWQERLSDRDELERCARAHHEVVSAVSLGGPTIPLPLATLYLSDASARKALTSEADRFHAVLKRIENHAEWGVKVYAPSTPTDTARPTTPPAVSAPPAPGAGLAYLDRKRGIQQRRERHQEETLRIADEVDAELRTLATAFRRLRSHGQEPAGNRRIQILNATYLVAEHRVHELGRLAQSLRQRTGAQIEVSGPWVPYSFVGEV, from the coding sequence ATGAAGGAGCAGGCCCCCGACTCCGCCGTCGCCACCTACGTCTTCGCTGTCTGCCGGAGCCTGGAGCCGGCTACGGTGACGGGGCTGCCCGGCCTCTCGGGCGAAGCGCCCGTACGAAGTCTGCCGTTCGGGACGCTCACCGCTGTCGTCCAGCACGTGCCCGCCGCTGACTTCATCGACGAGGCTTGGCAGGAACGCCTCTCGGACCGCGATGAGCTCGAGCGATGTGCACGCGCTCACCATGAAGTGGTTTCCGCCGTTTCCCTCGGTGGCCCTACGATTCCCCTTCCGCTGGCCACTCTGTACCTCAGCGACGCGAGCGCACGGAAAGCTCTGACGAGCGAAGCGGACCGTTTCCACGCTGTTCTGAAACGCATTGAGAATCACGCCGAATGGGGAGTGAAGGTGTACGCCCCCAGCACTCCGACGGACACCGCGCGCCCCACCACCCCTCCTGCTGTGTCCGCCCCCCCGGCCCCCGGTGCCGGACTTGCCTACCTGGATCGCAAGCGAGGTATTCAGCAACGGCGCGAACGCCACCAAGAAGAGACGTTGCGCATCGCGGACGAGGTGGATGCCGAACTCCGAACCCTTGCAACCGCGTTCCGCCGGCTGCGGTCCCACGGCCAAGAGCCGGCGGGTAATCGGCGTATTCAGATCCTCAACGCCACCTACCTGGTGGCCGAGCACCGGGTTCATGAACTCGGCCGCCTGGCCCAGTCGCTGCGGCAGCGGACCGGGGCGCAGATCGAAGTCTCAGGGCCTTGGGTGCCGTACTCCTTCGTCGGCGAGGTGTAA
- a CDS encoding gas vesicle protein — protein MTHEVVPWDAPEPLSGPIGVPLVDLLDRLLATGVVISGDLVIAIADVPLVRLSLHALLSSVNERVPAPWADGGPL, from the coding sequence ATGACGCACGAGGTGGTGCCCTGGGATGCTCCGGAGCCCCTGTCGGGCCCCATCGGAGTTCCGCTCGTCGACCTCCTGGACCGTCTTCTCGCCACTGGCGTGGTCATCAGCGGTGATTTGGTCATCGCGATCGCCGACGTTCCACTGGTGCGGCTGTCCCTGCACGCACTGCTGTCGTCCGTCAACGAGCGCGTTCCCGCACCCTGGGCGGAT